A DNA window from Bradyrhizobium sp. CCBAU 53421 contains the following coding sequences:
- a CDS encoding DUF1801 domain-containing protein translates to MRKPATSTSKAARRPQAKADALFDAYPAPVKTKLLALRRLIFEIAKTTKGVGALEETLKWGQPSYLTPETGSGSTVRIDQVKPAADQVAVYFHCQTNLVETFRELYPELKYSGNRAILLDVAGKLPEPALRHCVALALTYHLNKRTTGSGK, encoded by the coding sequence ATGCGCAAGCCGGCGACATCGACCAGCAAGGCGGCACGACGACCGCAAGCGAAGGCTGATGCGCTGTTCGACGCCTATCCTGCCCCCGTGAAGACAAAACTGCTGGCGCTGCGGCGCCTGATCTTCGAGATCGCGAAGACAACCAAGGGCGTCGGCGCGCTGGAAGAGACGCTGAAATGGGGGCAGCCGAGCTATCTCACGCCGGAGACCGGCAGCGGCAGCACGGTCCGGATCGATCAGGTGAAGCCGGCCGCCGACCAGGTCGCGGTCTATTTCCACTGCCAGACCAATCTGGTCGAGACTTTTCGCGAGCTCTATCCCGAGCTCAAATACAGCGGCAACCGCGCGATCCTGCTCGATGTCGCGGGCAAGCTCCCCGAGCCGGCGCTGCGCCACTGCGTGGCGCTGGCGCTGACGTATCATCTCAACAAGCGGACGACTGGCAGCGGCAAGTAA
- a CDS encoding methyl-accepting chemotaxis protein, producing the protein MFKLRSIAARLILAISLTVAVACAILGGFSISQQRALTRLALDQQLKLQYDSVIAAIDYEGRTALAVSAVIAALPPVEDAIAKGDRDGLGRLLGAPWAAIKAQGIPLISFWQAPATSFYRVHTPKIFGDDASTRRITVVESIKAGKPIVGVEPAREALSIFGMTPVMHDGKTLANVDIGVAFGKEFVDRAKKRFGIDLAVHSFDGKTFKRLSSTFGDSVVATEDELKNVMNGAALLRDATLDGHAVELYLGQIKNYAGEPVAVLEIVKDTSDYEAAAASAQRNLILGTVAILAAAVLLAFLLGRGLSRPLAAITAVMNRLSSGDTGVTIPGSERRDELGTMAKAVDVFRRSMIETSSLRDAQEADKVKAAADKQALQRQMADRFESDVKGMVAAVAQSSSAMQRVAGEITTSVNGTSERTAAAAAASEEASASVNAVAAATEELASSITEIGRQVTHSSRVADNAVAKAMETTEMVTSLAASAEKIGDVLRLISAIASQTNLLALNATIEAARAGEAGRGFAVVAAEVKELASQTAKATDEIAGQVGAIQSATGNCVSAIGDISGTIREISGIATAIAAAVEQQDSATREIARSVQQASSGTVEVSANIAGASEAAGQSRALTGNVLDTSSQLGDHASALSHSVDTFLAGLRNAA; encoded by the coding sequence ATGTTCAAGCTTCGATCGATTGCCGCCCGCCTGATCCTGGCGATTTCACTGACCGTTGCGGTCGCCTGCGCCATCCTCGGCGGCTTCTCCATCAGCCAGCAGCGGGCACTGACACGGCTCGCGCTCGATCAGCAGCTCAAGCTGCAATATGACAGCGTGATTGCAGCGATCGACTACGAGGGCCGCACCGCGCTCGCGGTCTCGGCGGTCATCGCCGCGTTGCCGCCGGTCGAGGATGCCATCGCCAAGGGCGACCGCGATGGCCTCGGCAGGCTGCTCGGCGCGCCCTGGGCCGCGATCAAGGCGCAGGGCATCCCGCTGATCTCGTTCTGGCAGGCCCCGGCGACCAGCTTCTACCGGGTCCACACGCCAAAAATCTTCGGCGACGACGCCTCCACACGGCGCATAACCGTGGTGGAATCGATCAAGGCCGGCAAGCCGATCGTCGGCGTAGAGCCCGCCCGCGAAGCCCTTTCGATCTTCGGCATGACCCCGGTCATGCACGACGGCAAGACGCTGGCCAATGTCGACATCGGCGTCGCCTTCGGCAAGGAATTCGTCGATCGCGCCAAGAAGCGCTTCGGCATCGACCTCGCCGTGCATTCCTTCGACGGCAAGACCTTCAAGCGGCTATCCTCGACCTTCGGCGACAGTGTGGTTGCGACCGAGGACGAGCTCAAGAATGTGATGAACGGCGCGGCGCTGCTGCGCGACGCAACGCTCGATGGCCACGCGGTCGAGCTCTATCTCGGGCAGATCAAGAACTATGCCGGCGAACCGGTCGCCGTGCTCGAGATCGTCAAGGACACCAGCGACTATGAAGCCGCCGCGGCGAGCGCGCAGCGCAATCTGATCCTCGGCACCGTCGCGATCCTGGCCGCGGCCGTGCTGCTCGCATTCCTGCTCGGCCGCGGCCTGTCGCGGCCGCTCGCCGCGATCACCGCGGTCATGAACCGCCTGTCCAGCGGCGACACCGGCGTCACGATCCCCGGCAGCGAGCGCCGCGACGAGCTCGGCACGATGGCGAAGGCGGTCGACGTGTTCCGCCGCAGCATGATCGAGACCTCCTCGCTGCGCGATGCGCAGGAGGCGGACAAGGTGAAGGCAGCGGCCGACAAGCAGGCGCTGCAGCGGCAGATGGCCGACCGCTTCGAATCCGACGTCAAGGGCATGGTCGCCGCCGTCGCGCAGTCGTCGAGCGCCATGCAGCGCGTCGCGGGCGAGATCACCACCAGCGTCAACGGCACCTCCGAACGGACCGCGGCGGCGGCCGCCGCGTCCGAGGAGGCGTCGGCGAGCGTCAATGCGGTCGCGGCCGCAACCGAGGAGCTGGCCTCCTCGATCACCGAGATCGGCCGCCAGGTCACCCATTCCAGCCGCGTCGCCGACAATGCCGTGGCCAAGGCGATGGAGACCACGGAGATGGTGACGAGTCTCGCCGCATCCGCGGAGAAGATCGGCGACGTGCTGCGCCTGATCAGCGCGATCGCCAGCCAGACCAATCTGCTGGCGCTCAACGCCACCATCGAGGCTGCCCGCGCCGGCGAGGCCGGCCGCGGCTTTGCCGTGGTCGCCGCCGAGGTGAAGGAATTGGCGAGCCAGACCGCGAAGGCGACCGACGAGATCGCCGGCCAGGTCGGCGCGATCCAGTCCGCCACCGGCAATTGCGTCAGCGCGATCGGCGACATCAGCGGCACCATCCGCGAGATCTCGGGCATCGCCACCGCGATCGCGGCCGCCGTCGAGCAGCAGGACTCGGCGACGCGGGAGATCGCCCGCAGCGTACAGCAGGCGTCGTCCGGGACCGTCGAGGTCTCCGCCAATATCGCGGGCGCGAGCGAAGCCGCCGGCCAGTCCCGCGCCCTCACCGGCAATGTGCTGGATACCTCAAGCCAGCTCGGCGATCACGCCTCCGCGCTGTCGCACAGCGTGGACACGTTCCTCGCCGGATTGCGCAACGCGGCCTGA
- a CDS encoding bifunctional diguanylate cyclase/phosphodiesterase, producing the protein MMRPKKTKKPKQAKLSGPQGRRPRPLPKMSGGSRRAAVEIGELVRQRAQADAAIAEARKSNARLREAIDILPQGIVFLDPEGRYTLWNKKYSEIYKRSSDLFEHGARLEDTIRIGVARGDYPEAAGREEAWIAERLAKMYRPGERHEQVLADGRVVLIEERLTSDGGIVGLRVDITELKQREASFRLLFDGNPVPMILCALDGERILAVNDAAIAHYGYVRAEFEKMTIRSLQAFDAELPWAAGRSSDEQAARTWKHVRADGTLIDLAIYSRQLMHGDQPAMLLALMDITERKRAEARLAFMAQHDSLTGLPNRNLLRQQMEDMLQHTRRSTDKVAVLMLGLDNFKAVNDTLGHGIGDKLLRGVAKRLRSTLREEDALARLNSDEFTIVQGGVMRPEDAVLLARRILDAIGEPYLLDGHSVVVGASIGIAMSPGDGEDSEKLLKSADMALSRAKSEFRGTFSFFEAEMDARAQSRRKIEIDLRDAIQNEGLQPYYQPLVDLTSGRITGFEALVRWPHPERGMISPGEFIPVAEETGLINPLGSLMLHRACMDAAQWPDDVRVAVNLSPLQFRTGNLLALVTDALRQSGLPARRLELEITETLLLEKSSQVLATLHALRALGVRMSMDDFGTGYSSLSYLRSFPFDKIKIDQSFVRDLGANPDAQAIVRSIVSLGVGLGVTITAEGVETEAELSCLRAEGCHEGQGFLFSRARPNAEVISLLRAQRVATAA; encoded by the coding sequence ATGATGCGGCCGAAAAAGACCAAGAAACCGAAGCAGGCCAAACTGTCAGGTCCTCAGGGCCGCCGGCCGAGACCGTTGCCGAAAATGTCCGGCGGTTCGCGCCGCGCAGCCGTCGAGATCGGCGAACTGGTGCGCCAGCGCGCGCAGGCCGATGCCGCGATCGCCGAGGCCCGCAAGTCCAATGCGCGGCTGCGCGAGGCGATCGACATCCTGCCGCAAGGCATCGTGTTCCTCGACCCCGAAGGCCGCTATACTCTCTGGAACAAGAAATACTCGGAAATCTACAAGCGCAGTTCCGACCTGTTCGAACACGGCGCGCGCCTGGAAGATACCATCCGCATCGGCGTCGCGCGCGGCGACTATCCCGAGGCCGCCGGCCGCGAGGAGGCGTGGATCGCCGAGCGGCTCGCAAAGATGTACCGGCCGGGCGAGCGGCACGAGCAGGTGCTCGCCGATGGCCGCGTGGTGCTGATCGAGGAGCGGCTGACCTCGGATGGCGGCATCGTCGGCCTGCGCGTCGACATCACCGAACTGAAGCAGCGCGAGGCGTCGTTCCGCCTGCTGTTCGACGGCAATCCGGTGCCGATGATCCTGTGCGCGCTCGACGGCGAAAGGATCCTCGCCGTCAACGACGCCGCGATCGCGCATTATGGTTATGTGCGTGCCGAATTCGAGAAGATGACGATCAGGAGCCTGCAGGCGTTCGATGCCGAGCTGCCCTGGGCCGCAGGCCGCAGCAGCGACGAGCAGGCGGCGCGGACCTGGAAGCATGTGCGCGCGGACGGCACGCTGATCGATCTTGCGATCTATTCGCGCCAGCTGATGCATGGCGACCAGCCGGCGATGCTGCTCGCGCTGATGGACATCACCGAGCGCAAGCGCGCCGAGGCGCGGCTCGCCTTCATGGCCCAGCACGACAGCCTGACCGGCCTGCCGAACCGCAATCTGCTGCGCCAGCAGATGGAAGACATGCTGCAGCACACCCGCCGCTCCACCGACAAGGTCGCGGTGCTGATGCTCGGGCTCGACAATTTCAAGGCGGTCAACGACACGCTCGGCCACGGCATCGGCGACAAGCTGTTGCGCGGAGTCGCCAAGCGGCTGCGCTCGACGCTGCGCGAGGAAGACGCGCTGGCCCGGCTCAACTCCGATGAATTCACCATCGTGCAGGGCGGCGTGATGCGGCCCGAGGATGCGGTGCTGCTGGCGCGGCGGATCCTGGATGCGATCGGCGAGCCCTATCTGCTCGACGGCCATTCGGTGGTGGTCGGCGCCAGCATCGGGATCGCGATGTCGCCCGGCGACGGCGAGGATTCCGAGAAGCTGTTGAAGAGCGCCGACATGGCGCTGTCGCGCGCCAAGAGCGAATTCCGCGGCACCTTCTCGTTCTTCGAGGCCGAGATGGATGCGCGCGCGCAGAGCCGCCGCAAGATCGAGATCGATCTGCGCGATGCGATCCAGAATGAGGGCCTGCAACCCTATTACCAGCCGCTGGTCGATCTCACCAGCGGGCGCATCACCGGCTTCGAGGCGCTGGTGCGCTGGCCGCATCCGGAGCGCGGCATGATCTCGCCCGGCGAGTTCATCCCGGTGGCCGAGGAGACCGGCCTGATCAATCCGCTCGGTTCGCTGATGCTGCATCGCGCCTGCATGGACGCGGCGCAGTGGCCCGACGACGTGCGCGTCGCGGTCAATCTGTCGCCGCTGCAATTCCGCACCGGCAATTTGCTGGCGCTGGTCACCGACGCGCTGCGGCAATCCGGCCTGCCGGCGCGGCGGCTCGAGCTCGAGATCACCGAGACGCTGCTGCTCGAGAAGAGCAGCCAGGTGCTGGCGACGCTGCATGCGCTGCGCGCGCTCGGGGTGCGGATGTCGATGGACGATTTCGGTACCGGCTATTCGAGCCTGAGCTATCTGCGCAGCTTTCCGTTCGACAAGATCAAGATCGACCAGTCGTTCGTGCGCGACCTCGGCGCCAACCCAGACGCGCAGGCGATCGTGCGCTCGATCGTCAGCCTCGGCGTCGGGCTCGGCGTCACCATCACCGCCGAGGGCGTCGAGACCGAGGCGGAGCTGAGCTGCCTGCGCGCCGAAGGCTGCCACGAGGGCCAAGGTTTTCTGTTCAGCCGCGCCCGGCCGAACGCCGAGGTCATCAGCCTGTTGAGGGCGCAGCGCGTCGCGACGGCGGCGTAG
- a CDS encoding L,D-transpeptidase, with the protein MTSVSCVRPACAAAIAASTLAFSPAKADIVVHIDKSSQRMAVSVDGMTRYNWPVSTGRRGYGTPSGVFRPQMMARRWYSRKYYNSPMPYAIFFHGGFAIHGTYELTRLGGPVSHGCVRLNPSHAAQLYGLVERNGRGGTRIEITN; encoded by the coding sequence ATGACAAGCGTATCTTGCGTACGGCCGGCATGTGCCGCCGCGATTGCCGCGTCGACATTGGCATTCTCGCCGGCGAAAGCCGACATCGTCGTTCACATCGATAAATCATCGCAGCGCATGGCGGTCAGCGTCGACGGCATGACGCGCTACAACTGGCCGGTGTCGACCGGGCGCCGCGGCTACGGCACGCCGAGCGGCGTGTTCCGCCCGCAGATGATGGCGCGCCGCTGGTACTCGCGGAAATACTACAATTCGCCGATGCCGTACGCGATCTTCTTCCACGGCGGCTTCGCCATCCACGGCACCTACGAGCTCACGCGTCTCGGCGGGCCGGTCTCGCATGGTTGCGTGCGCCTCAATCCCTCGCACGCGGCGCAGCTCTACGGGCTGGTCGAACGCAACGGCCGCGGCGGCACGCGGATCGAGATCACTAACTAA